Proteins from a genomic interval of Medicago truncatula cultivar Jemalong A17 chromosome 3, MtrunA17r5.0-ANR, whole genome shotgun sequence:
- the LOC11421285 gene encoding uncharacterized protein, whose amino-acid sequence MEEEDIEITSREEQEEALVALIEHRTREVNNLRHRLAYTKNQLDDAEKRLKDSESKLARLRGQTTKKITNSDDDNGTVAVKKERRSNSPIDRNERSYKSNKQSKTELVIPAVTPKISRSSGKGSVSEVAVSSVHTSSVSGGKSVKSKIDQQNVEGKDKGTKRKFEQKEHQELIPLIRKSSSKNLVHCQSSNHISSQHKRKLRSIALCPANDQLFATSALDGLVNFWKVQAKGSSASLLNSTDCASQKQRRWPEDIAWHPEGNRLFSVYTADGGDSQISVTNWNKIKGVERVTFLEDKPHVKGIINGIVFMPWEDTCFVTGGSDHAVVLWREQDDEDKWKPRPLHRNLHSSAVMGVAGMQQKQIVLSAGADRRIFGFDVGAGRAEFTHQIDSKCMSVVPNPVDFNLFMVQTGTHEKQLRLFDIRLRRTELHAFGWKQESSESQSALINQAWSPDGLYITSGSADPVIHIFDIRYNLNRPSQSIKAHQKRVFGALWLQSIPLLISISSDLNIGLHTLMK is encoded by the exons atggaagaagaagatatCGAAATCACGAGcagagaagaacaagaagaagcaTTAGTCGCTTTAATCGAACATCGAACCCGCGAAGTTAACAATCTCCGCCACCGTCTCGCCTATACCAAAAATCAG CTTGATGATGCGGAAAAGAGATTAAAAGATTCAGAATCCAAATTGGCTCGTCTTCGAGGtcaaacaactaaaaaaataactaactCAGATGATGATAATGGAACTGTAGCTGTCAAGAAAGAGCGTAGATCAAACAGTCCTATTGATAGGAATGAACGTTCTTATAAAAGTAATAAGCAATCTAAGACTGAACTTGTTATTCCTGCTGTTACACCAAAGATTTCACGGTCTTCAGGAAAAGGTTCTGTTTCTGAAGTAGCTGTTTCGTCCGTTCATACTTCTTCGGTTAGTGGAGGGAAATCAGTTAAGTCCAAAATAGATCAGCAAAATGTTGAAGGGAAGGATAAAGggacaaaaagaaaatttg AACAAAAAGAACACCAGGAATTGATTCCTTTAATACGCAAGAGTTCATCAAAGAACTTAGTACACTGCCAATCAAGCAACCACATCTCAAGTCAGCACAAGAGGAAATTGCGGAGTATTGCTTTGTGTCCCGCTAATGATCAGCTTTTTGCAACCAG TGCTTTGGATGGATTGGTCAACTTCTGGAAAGTCCAAGCCAAAGG ATCATCAGCCTCTCTGCTTAACTCTACTGATTGTGCATCCCAAAAACAGAGGAGATGGCCAGAAGATATAGCTTGGCACCCGGAAGGAAACAGGCTCTTTTCAGTATATACTGCTGATGGTGGAGACTCACAAATATCAGTTacaaattggaataaaattaaaGGG GTAGAACGTGTGACATTCTTAGAGGACAAGCCCCATGTTAAGGGAATTATCAATGGCATTGTTTTTATGCCCTGGGAAGATACATGTTTTGTAACTGGTGGAAGTGACCATGCTGTTGTACTTTGGCGCGAGCAGGATGATGAGGACAAATGGAAGCCAAGACCATTGCACAGGAATCTTCATTCTTCTGCTGTCATGGGTGTTGCTGGTATGCAGCAGAAGCAGATTGTGTTATCTGCAGGTGCAGACAGGAGAATATTTGGGTTTGATGTTGGTGCAGGCAGAGCAGAGTTCACTCATCAGATTGATAGTAAATGCATGAGTGTCGTTCCCAATCCGGTCGACTTCAACTTGTTTATGGTTCAAACAGG GACTCATGAGAAGCAGCTTCGATTATTTGATATTAGATTGAGGCGGACAGAACTTCATgcttttgggtggaaacaagaAAGCAGTGAATCTCAATCAGCTCTGATTAATCAGGCTTGGTCTCCTGATGGTCTTTATATAACATCTGGTTCAGCGGATCCTGTGATTCACATATTTGATATAAGATATAATCTTAACAGGCCGTCCCAATCTATAAAAGCTCACCAGAAAAGAGTCTTTGGAGCCTTGTGGCTTCAGTCTATTCCTCTTCTCATATCTATATCATCTGATCTCAACATTGGGTTGCACACCCTGATGAAGTAA